GTCAGCCACGCGTCCCGGATCTCCGCGGCGAACTCGTCCTGCGGGACCTCGTTGCCGGCCTTCGGTCGGCGCGCCTTGGGCTTCGCGTCGGGAAAGGTGATCTGCGCCTCCACGACCGGCTGGTCGACCGTCTCGGCGATCGACGCGACGGCTGCGGAGAGCTTCGCGGTGTCCACGTCGAGCACGGGATCGTGGGCGGAGCCGCCGGCGACGAGGGCGATCATGTCGCGCGGGTCCCACGACCGGCCACCGGCGGACTTGACGCTGGCGGGGACGTCCACCGCGAGACCGGCCTGCGTGGGCTGGATCTCGATCTCGCGATCCTCGAACGTGGCGACGATCGGCTCGTCGACGCGATCGGCCAGACCCTGCGTGAGGGCGTCCTCCGCGGCGTCGGGGCTCATGCCGCCGACGTCCACCCCGGCGATCGAGGTGTCGGCGGGCAGGCGCTGGCCGGTCATCACGTAGCCGGCAACGTAGGCGATCGCGAGCACGGACACGACGGCGCCGAGGGCGATCAGCCCGCGACGGCGACTCATGCGCCCCCTCGGTAGACGGTCTTCTCGGAGTCGTCCTGGCGGATGATCGAGCCGTAGTGCGAGCGGTAGTACAGCAGCGGGTCGTCGGTCTCGTCCTGGTACTGCGCCCACGTGACGCGCCCGATGAGGATCAGGTGGTCGCCGCCGTCGTGCTCGGCCTCGGTCTCGCACTCGAGCCAGGCCAGGGCGTCGTCGAGCAACGGCAGGCCACCCGGGCTGCGGTGATGCTCGATGCCGGCGAACTGCGTGTCGAGCGGGCGGCCACGATGGGCGAACCAGGCCGAGGTCTCACGGCCGTGCTCGGACAGGATCGAGACGCCCCACCGGCGCGACTCGCGGACGGCGTCGTGGAAGCGACTGCCCTTGTTCGAGCACACCAGGACGAGCGGGGGAATGAGGGACACGGACGTGAACGCGCTCGCGGTCATGGCGTGATCGATGCCGTCGTGCTGGGTGGACACGACGGTCACTCCGCTGGCGAATCGCGACAGCGCACCCCGGAAAGCAGCTTGATCGACGGACTTCTCCACCCGCCAAGCCTACGGGCTGCGGCCCAAGCGGCAGTTCGGCCCGACCGTCAGTCAAGACCGGCGAACAGATCCTCCTCGAATCCCGACTCGCCGACGGGGCCCCGGCGACCCTTCGCCAACCGGTAGTACTCGGTGCCCCAGGCGATCGCCGCGAGGTCGATGCCCATCGCGAAGAAGACCCCGTCGGGGGTGATCTGCGTGGCGTGCGCCCGCATCGCGTCGAGCTTGGCGGTGACGTGCTCGGGGGTGGACGAGACGGCCGTGCTGAGGTCCTCGTCCTCGATGAACATCGGCGGGAGGTTCTCCGGGTCGATCTCGAACGGCGGGGGCTGGCCGGCGTCGGCCATCATCCTGGCGCCCTCGCGCATGCGGGAGGCGGACTCGGCGGTCCAGTAGATCTTGGGCACGTCCCACGCCGGGCCAAGGTCGCGCCGGTGCGACTCGACGGCCGCCAGCGCCGCGGCGTAGTGCGCCACGCGGTGCGCCTGGATGTGGTCGGGGTGGCCGTAGTTGCCGAACTCGTCGTACGTGACCAGCACGTGGGGGCGCAGCTCGCGGATCACCGCCACGAGGTGGTTCGCGGCCTCGAGGAGGTCGGCGCGCCAGAAGGCGCGCGGGTCGATCTCCTCCATCGCGGCGGCGTTGCCGTTCTCGTCCCAGACCATGCCGGAGTCGCGATACGTGCCGTCGCCGCCGAGCCGGCGGAAGTCGGTGACGCCCAACTGGGCCATCGCGTCGCTGAGCTCGATGAGCCGCTGGGGACCGAGCCGGTCCTCCTGCTCGGCGGCGAGGTGCTCCAGCTCGGGGACGAGGACCTCCCCGTGCTCGCCCAGGGTGCAGCTCACGAGCGTGACGTGGGCCCCCTCGGCGACGTACCTGGCCATCGTGAGGCCCGATTGGATGGACTCGTCGTCGGGGTGGGCGTGCACGAGGAGCAGTCGGCGATCGGACATGCCCCCAATGTAGGGGCCGACGGTGACAGCCCGCCCTGACAGGATGGGAGGCATGACGGAGTCCTACCCCCGACTGGCCGCACGCACGCTGCGCTTCACCCTCGGCATCCCCCGCAACCTGACGGTCTCGCCGGACGGCGCCACCGTGCGCTTCATCCGCACGCCCGACGGCGTCACGCGCTCGGGCGCGCTCTGGGAGTACGACGTCGCCACCGGCGAGGAGTCCCTCCTGGCCGACCCGGTCGACGTGCTCGGCGGCGCCGACGAGGACCTCTCCCCCGAGGAGCGCGCCCGCCGCGAGCGCAGCCGCGAGGGCGCCGGTGGCCTCGTCTCCTACGACGTCGACGGCACGGGCCGCTGGGCCTGCTTCCCCTTGTCGGGACGGCTCTTCGCGATCCACCTCGGCGCTGGCGCCGTGCGCGAGCTGCCGGCGTCCGGCGCCGTCATCGACCCGCGCCTCGATCCCACGGGCCGGCACGTCGCGTACGCCAACGCCGCGGGCGAGCTGCGCGTGGTGGGCGTGGCCGGGACCGACGACCGCGCCCTGGTCAGCCCCGACTCCGCCACGCAGGCCTGGGGCCGGGCCGAGTTCATCGCCGCCGAGGAGATGGACCGCTTCCGCGGCTTCTGGTGGGCGCCCGACGGTCGATCGCTGCTGGTGGAGCGGTACGACGACGCCGACGTCCAGGTGTGGCACATCGCCGATCCGGCGAACCCCGACCAGCCCGCCGTGGAGCAGCGCTACCCCGCCGCCGGCACGACGAACAGCACGGTCACCCTCTGGCACGTCGGCCTCGACGGCGAGGCGCCCACCGAGATCGTGTGGGACCACGAGGCCTTCGAGTACCTCGCGCGGGTCGACTGGTCGCAGGGCCACGACCCCGTCCTGCAGGTGATCAGCCGCGACCAGCGCAGCAGCCTCGTCCTCGAGGCCGATCCCGCCACCGGCGCCACCCGCACCCTGCGCGAGCTGACCGACGACGCCTGGGTCGAGCTGTCCTCGGCACCCCGCCGTGACGCGCAGGGCCGCCTCGTCACGCTCGAGGACGTCGCCGACCGCCGGCGGGTGTGCCTCGACGGCTCCCCCGTCAGCGGCGACGAGTGGCAGGTGCGCTCGATCGTCACGATCGACGAGGCGGGCATCCTCACCACCGCCTCGGCCGAGCCCACCGAGGTCCAGCTCGTGCGCTTCGGGGCCGACGGCTCCGCCGAGGTGCTGACCGAGGGCGCGGCCGTGCACGGTGCCGTCGCCGAGGGCGGCACCACCGTCGTGGTGCGTCACGGCCTCGACTCCTCGTCCGCCACGATCTCCGTCCACGCCGGCGACGCCACGGGCGCGATCCGCGTCCTCGCCGAGCCCGCACCCTTCACTCCCGAGGTCGAGATCGTCCACCTGGGCGAGCGCGACCTCCGGGCCGCGGTGCTCTTCCCCCGCGACCACGTGCGCGGGTCGCGGCGCCTCCCGCTGCTGATGGATCCGTACGGCGGCCCGCACGCCCAGCGCGTGCTGGCCTCGGGACGGATGTTCCTCGAGGCCCAGTGGATGGCCGACCAGGGCTTCTGCGTGGTCGTGGCCGACGGGCGCGGCACGCCGGGGCGCGGCTCCGCGTGGGAGCGCGAGATCCGCGACCGCTTCGCCGAGGTCACGCTGCAGGACCAGGTCGACGCCGTCGCCGCGGTCGCCGCGCGGTTCCCCGACGACATCGATCCCGAGCGCGTCGGCATCACCGGGTGGTCCTACGGCGGGTACCTGGCGGCGCTGGCCGTGATGGCCCGTCCCGACGTCTTCCACGCGGCGGTCGCCGGCGCTCCCGTCACCGAGTGGCGGCTGTACGACACCTGCTACACCGAGCGCTACCTCGGACACCCCGACGAGCAGCCCGACGTCTACGACGCCAACTCGCTGCTGCCGCTGGCGCCGCGGCTGGAGCGTCCGCTCATGCTCATCCACGGCCTGGCCGACGACAACGTGGTCGCGGCGCACACGCTTCGGCTGTCGTCAGCCCTGCTGGCGGCGGGGCGCCCCCACACGGTCCTGCCGTTGTCGGGGGTCACCCACATGACGCCTCAGGAGGAGGTCGCGGAGAACCTCAAGCTCATACAGATGGAGTTCCTGCGGCAGCAGCTGGCTTGACCAGCCGCAGGCGACGGCCACCTTGGCCGGCGACCGGACGGTTGATCGGCACCACGTCGCCGTGACCGCCGGGGACCTCGACGAGTGAGGCCATCGCCTTGCCGAACTCCTCGACCGCCTGGTCGGCCGCGTCGAGGCGGCCGGCCTGCAGGTGGAAGGACTGCCACATCTCGGGGTACTCCCGGGCGATGACGCGGGGACTGTCGGACTTCAGCGTCACCTTCTGCAGGAACGCCTCGGAGTCCGTGCGCAGCGGGTCGAGGCCGCTGTAGTGGACGACGATCGGCGGCAGCCCGTCGAAATCGCCGTGCAGCGGCGAGACGCCGGGATCGAGCGGATCGGCGCCGCCCAGGTACGTGCGGGCCCAGCGGGTGGCCAGGGCCGGGGTGAACCACGGGTCCGAGGCCGAGGGGCGCGAGCGCTCGATGTCGGCGTTCATGTCGAGCCAGGGGCTGATCATGCCGATCGCCGCGGGCATCGGCAGGCCGAGGTCGCGGATCTCGAGCGCCATGGCCAGGGCCAGGCCGGCGCCGGCGTCGTCGCCCGCGAGGACGACGGTGCTCGGGTCGACGCCGTAGGACGGGAGCGCCCGGTAGAGCGCGATGAGCATGTCCAGCGCGGCCGGGTAGGGGCTCTCGGGAGCGAGCGGGTACTCGGGCAGCAGGACGTCCATGCCGGCGTGCATCGCCACGTGGGCGGCGAAGGCACGGTAGGCACGCGAGCTGCCGACGACGTGACCGCCGCCGTGCAGGTAGATCATGGTGGCGCGGCCGGTGGCCGGACCGGTGCCCTCGACGGTGACGAACTGCACGGGCAGTCCGGCGATCACGTCGAAGTCGTAGATCGCGCCCTCAGGGGCACGGGCAGCAGAGGCGATCGAGTCGGCCATGGTGCGCTTGGCACCGAGGCTGACGCGGGTGGAGTGCATCACGGGTCGCGCCAGCAGTAGGCGGGTACGGACGAGCGGCTTCGGAACGCTCATGTCTTTCTCCTTCGCGAAGGTCGGGGCAGCATCCGACCTAAGTAAGTAGGTATTGACTTCAAGCAAGTGACGCCAGATTAGGGCGGCGATGACGCCACGTGCAATCGAAACCTGAGAATTTGTGATTCCGGCGACATTTCTTCGTCAATCCAGTCACATTGGTCACATGTCCCCCATTGGTATCAGTGCTCCACTCCCCTGGTGCGGGTGCGTGTCCTACGGTTTCAGCCGTGACCGTTGAACGAGGCCCCAAGCGGCGGATGAGCGCGGAGCGACGCCGTGCCCAGATCATCGACTCGGCGCGTCACGTGTTCGCCCAGAAGGGGTTCGCCGCCACCCGCACGCGAGAGATCGCGGCCGAGGCCGGCATCAACGAGGCGATGCTCTACCGCCACTTCCCCTCCAAGGAGGAGCTCTTCGAGGCGTCCGTGCTCGAGTCGATCGACGCGGCGATGGTGCGAGCCACGGAGAACGCCCGGGGCATCAGCCGCGACCTCGCCGGCTCGGCCACCGACATCGAGGACGGCATCCGGAAGTTCTTCACCGACCTGCTCGACCTCGCCGTCGACCTCGGCCCGCTCATCGGCGCCACCGGCTTCGGCCCGGAGTCGCCGGTCCGCACGAAGCTGATCGAGCGCCTGGACGCACTCTTCGAGGTGGCCACGGCGATCACCGTCAGCGGCATCCCCGATCTCATGCGCGACGACATCGACGTCCGGCTGGGCATGGAGAAGGTCTTCGGCGCGCTGTGGTTCACCGCGGAGATGGCCCGGTGGACCGAGCGGCCGTTCGACCGCGAGACCGTGCTCGACCAGATGATGGTGACGATCTTCGAGGGCATCATCCAACTGCCGGAAGAGGAGACCGCGGTCCCCACCTGAGCGCGAAGCTCCCGGCGAACCGCTGGGCCAGCTCCGGGTCGCCCGCCGCCACCCGCGGCAGCTCGCCGCGCAGGAGGTCGCGCCCCGCGACCAGGACGACGTCCGGTTCGCCCTCGGGAACGGTCCCCGCCACCGGCGGTGCCGGCGGGGCGACCTGGTGGATCACCAGGCTCCCGTCGCCCACCCCCACCCGCAGCACGACCGCCTCGACCCGCAGCTCGTAGTCGGTCGGGGTCGCCGACGCCGCGATCTCGGGCCGGAACGCCGCCCGGAGCGCCACCGTGAGCCCGTCCGCGGTCGTGAGGTCCTCGGCGCCCGGCTCCCCCAGCCGCTCGACACCCCACCGGCTCAGGGCGAGCACGATCGGCTCGAGGCTCCGTCCGACCTCGGTGAGCTCGTAGACGAGCCCGCAGTGGCGCAGCGGCACCCGCTGGACGACGCCGCCCTCCTGCAGGTCCTTGAGGCGCGCCGAGAGGATGTTGGTCGGGATCCGCGGCAGTCCCTGCTTGAGGTCGGTGTAGCGCCGCGCGCCGACCAGCAGGTCGCGCACGATGAGCAGCGCCCACCGCTCGCCGATCACCTCGACCGCGGCGGTGACCCCGTCGTACTGGTCGTAGCTGCGAGCCACCACCGTGTCAGGCCTGCTGCCCCTGCTCGGCGAGGTACGCCTCGGGACCCTGCTCGGCGGCCACCGGATCCATGTACAGGAAGCTCAGGCTGTTCCCGTCCGGGTCGTCCAGGTCACGGCTGTACATGAACCCGTAGTCCTGCACCTCGCGCGGCTCGGAGCCCCCGGCGGCGAGACCGGCCTCGACGACGCGGTCCACCTCCTCGCGGGACGTGCGGCTGAAGGCCGTCGAGACCAGGGCGGTGGTGGCCGGGTCGGCCACCTGCTTGTCGGTGAAGGTCGAGAAGAACTCCCGGGTCAGCACCATGAAGTAGATGTGCTCGTCCCACACGACGCACGCGGCGTTGTCGTCGGTGAACTCCGGCTTGAGGCTGGCGCCCAGCGCCGTGTAGAACGCCTTCGCGCGGTCGAGGTCGGAGGTGGGCAGGTTCACGAAGATGTCGGTCATGATCGAACTCCAGTCGATGACGAGCGGCCCAGCGCCGTCTGCGGAGTGCCGTGATCCCACACTTGCAAAAAACAAGCAACTCGTCAATGGTGCTGCGATCGCTTGATGCGCCGAGGTTCGGCGGGCAGCGGCGCCGGCGCGGCGGAGGGCGGCTCCGGCGCGACGACGACCCATCCCCCGGCCTCCTCGGCACGGTGCGCCAGGGCCGGCACGGAGTCGGCGACCTCGACGAGCCAGGCGGCGTCCTCGAAGTCGTCCTCGCCCGCGAACTCGTCGCGGTGGAGCCGGCAGGCGATGCCCTCGGCCCCGAGCACGGAGGCGAAGGCCTCGGCGTCGTCGCGTTCGTCGAAGTGCACGTCAGCCATGGTGCGACGGTAGCGTCCGGGCCTCCGTCCGCGGCAGGATCCACCGGGTGAGCGCGAGGCCCCACAGCGCCGCCATCACGAACATCACCAGGCCGTAGACGGCCGCCGGCACCGAGAGCTCCACACTGTCGAGCACCTCGACCGCCACGTAGATCGCCAGCGTGGCGTTGTGCACGCCGATCTCGAACGAGCACGCCACCGCCTGTCGCTCGGTGACGCCCGCCCAGGCGGGCACCACGAACCCGATGACCAGGCTCGCGGCGCAGAAGATCGCGACCGCCAGGCCGACCGAGGCCGCGTAGTCCCCCACGTTCGAGCGCTGGTCGACGACGATGCCCACGATGATGATGAACAGCACCAGCGCGGAGCCGATCCGGACGGGCTTGTCCATGCGGTCGGCGAAGTCCGGGCTCTTGGCCCGCACCCACATGCCGAGCACGACCGGGATGAGCACGATGGCGAAGACCTCGACCACCTTGCGGTACTGCAGGGTGACCTCGTCCCCGAGGTCGAAGTAGGCCATCGCCAGGTTCGTGACGATCGGCAGTGAGACGATCGCGACGACCGAGTTGATGGCGGTCAGCGTGATGTTCAGGGCGACATCGCCGCGGAAGAGGTGGCTGAACAGGTTCGCGGTGCTGCCGCCGGGCGAGGCGGCCAGGAGCAGCATGCCCACCGCGAGCACGGGCGGCAGGTCGAGCGCCAGCACGAGCCCGAAGCACACGACCGGCAGCAGCACGAGCTGGCACAGCAGGGCGATCGCGACGGCCTTCGGCGACCTCCGCACCCGCGCGAAGTCCGCGACGGTCAGCGACAGCCCGAGACCGAACATGATGATCCCGAGGGCGATCGGCAGGCCCACGGTCGACAGCATCGAATCCATGGCCGACACCCTACGTGACGGGTGTCACATTCCGGGTCGGTTCAGAGTGCGGCGCGGATGGCCGGCAGGCGGGCCTCGAAGGCGGCCAGCCGGTCGCGCGTGCGCTGCGGCTCGCCCTTGCGCGCGAGGTTGAGCATGCCGGGGTCACCCCGCTCGATGCCGGCGGCGATGCGCTCGGTGGCGGTGGTCATCCGGGCGACCACCGCGTCCAGCAGCGCCATCGGTCCCCACTCGGCGTACGTGTCGACCACGAGGTCCAGTCGCCGGACGACGTCCTCGAGCGGGATCTCGCGGTAGAGCGGGATCGCCGTCCAGCACAGGAAGGCGAGGTCGTCGATGCGCTGCCCCGGCCCGGCCAGGTCCCAGTCGATCATCGCCACGAAGTGCCCGCTCTGGATGATCCAGTTGTAGGCGCCGGGATCGTTGTGGCAGATGATCTCGTCATCGCCCAGCTCGACCTCACCGGCCTGGCGCCACGTGCGCGGGCCGTCGGGGCGAAACTCCTCGACGATGTCGTGGAAGTCGCGCAGCCACGCCACCGCCTCGACGAGCACCGTGTCCAGCACCACCTCGTCGTCGACGGGCACGCCGCGACCCTCGATGTACGAGACGATCTCGCGGTCGTCCTCGTCCAGTCCTGAGACGTGCGGGATGCCGCCGAGGCCCTCGTCGGCGAGCCAGCCCAGCAGCTCGTGGACGGCAGGCGTCCAGGGTCCCGTGGGGCGCCGGACGGTGCGGCCCACGCGCCACACGCCGCCGGAGCCACCGGGGAGGTGTTCGGGGATCTCTTCACCACGTGCCACGCTGGCATCGTGACACACCACCACGCGATCGAGCCTGCCGAGGGACCGCCCCGACCCCGCCTCGCGTGGTCGCTGACCGCCGCGGTGCTCGCCGTGGCCCTCGTGGCCTTCGGCGCCGTGGCCGCCCTGTGGCCCGACCCCGACGACGTCCCGCAGGGCGCCGACCCGTACGGCGCGGTCGCGATCCTCGACGCCACCGTCACCGAGGTCACCCCGTTCGACTGCAACAGCACGGGCACGGGCCCCGACAACATCCCCATGGTCGAGGGCTCGTGCGCGAACGTCACGGCCGAGACCGAGCGCGGGACGTCGGCGGTGTTCACCCTCGATCCGACGCGCTACGTCGGCGGAGCGGTGCAGGAGGGCGACGACATCCGCGTCATCGAGGTCGCCCCCGACGGCCAGCAGCCCACGTACGAGTTCTACGACCACCAGCGCGGTCCCCAGCTGATGATCCTGGCGATCGTGTTCGCGATCCTCGTCGCCGTGGTGGGCCGTTGGCGCGGACTGTTCGCCCTCGTCGGCATCGGCATCACCCTGCTCGTGCTGCTGCGGTTCGTGCTGCCGGCACTGCTGGCCGACCAGCCGCCGATCGCGGTGGCGGTGGCGGGCTCGACCGTCATCATGCTGGCCGTGCTCTACCTGGCCCACGGCGTGTCGATCCGCACCACCGCCGCCCTGTTCGGCACCCTGTTCGGCATCGGCTTCACGGCCCTCGTCGGCGCGATGTCGACGGACTGGGCCCACCTGACCGGGGTCGGGTCCGAGGACGACCACCTGCTGCTCGCCACGGCGCCGCAGATGAGTCTGGCGGGTGTCGTCGCGGCGTCGATGGTGATCGCCGGACTCGGCGTGCTCAACGACGTCACCGTCACGCAGGCGAGCGCGGTGTGGGAGATGCGGGCCCTCAAGCCCACGGCCGGCCGCGCCGAGCTGTTCGGCTCGGCCATGCGCATCGGCCGCGACCACATCGCCTCGAGCGTCTACACGCTCGTCTTCGCGTACGCCGGAACGGCGATGACCACGCTGCTGCTGATCTCGGCCTACCAGCGCCCGCTGCTCGAGGTCGCCGTCACCGAGGGGATCGCGCAGGAGGTGGTGCGCACCCTCGTGGGCGCGATCGGCCTCGTGCTGGCCGTGCCCATCACCACGGTGATCGCCGTGTGGCTCGCGCCCGCCCGCATCGCTGAGCGTGACCTTTCCGGGGTCAACACGCCGTGAAGCACCCCGCGAACGTCACGCTCAGCGCTCCAGACGCGCCCTGATCGCGGCGGCGAAGCGCTCCGCCGCACCCGGGACGAGGTCGAGGTAGAGGCACGGCTCGACGGCCTCGATCTCCATGACCACCGGGCCTGCCGGGCCCGGCACCAGGTCGACGCGCACGTAGAGCGGCAGGCCGAAGCGCGCGGCCAGCTCGCCGTGGGCGGCGTTCGCCAGGTCGAGGTACTCCGGTGCCGCATCGCCGGCGGTGACGAGGTCCTCGTCGTGCATGATCGCGGCCTCGGAGGCCGGGTCGTCGGGGTCGAGCAGCGCGGCCGTGCCCTGCTCGCGCAGGACCGGCTTCTTGTGCAGCACGTGCGAGACCTCGCCGCCGATGAAGACCACGGCCGTCTCGCCCGCGGCGTCGACAC
This genomic interval from Aeromicrobium choanae contains the following:
- a CDS encoding flavin reductase family protein, producing MEKSVDQAAFRGALSRFASGVTVVSTQHDGIDHAMTASAFTSVSLIPPLVLVCSNKGSRFHDAVRESRRWGVSILSEHGRETSAWFAHRGRPLDTQFAGIEHHRSPGGLPLLDDALAWLECETEAEHDGGDHLILIGRVTWAQYQDETDDPLLYYRSHYGSIIRQDDSEKTVYRGGA
- the mshB gene encoding N-acetyl-1-D-myo-inositol-2-amino-2-deoxy-alpha-D-glucopyranoside deacetylase → MSDRRLLLVHAHPDDESIQSGLTMARYVAEGAHVTLVSCTLGEHGEVLVPELEHLAAEQEDRLGPQRLIELSDAMAQLGVTDFRRLGGDGTYRDSGMVWDENGNAAAMEEIDPRAFWRADLLEAANHLVAVIRELRPHVLVTYDEFGNYGHPDHIQAHRVAHYAAALAAVESHRRDLGPAWDVPKIYWTAESASRMREGARMMADAGQPPPFEIDPENLPPMFIEDEDLSTAVSSTPEHVTAKLDAMRAHATQITPDGVFFAMGIDLAAIAWGTEYYRLAKGRRGPVGESGFEEDLFAGLD
- a CDS encoding S9 family peptidase translates to MTESYPRLAARTLRFTLGIPRNLTVSPDGATVRFIRTPDGVTRSGALWEYDVATGEESLLADPVDVLGGADEDLSPEERARRERSREGAGGLVSYDVDGTGRWACFPLSGRLFAIHLGAGAVRELPASGAVIDPRLDPTGRHVAYANAAGELRVVGVAGTDDRALVSPDSATQAWGRAEFIAAEEMDRFRGFWWAPDGRSLLVERYDDADVQVWHIADPANPDQPAVEQRYPAAGTTNSTVTLWHVGLDGEAPTEIVWDHEAFEYLARVDWSQGHDPVLQVISRDQRSSLVLEADPATGATRTLRELTDDAWVELSSAPRRDAQGRLVTLEDVADRRRVCLDGSPVSGDEWQVRSIVTIDEAGILTTASAEPTEVQLVRFGADGSAEVLTEGAAVHGAVAEGGTTVVVRHGLDSSSATISVHAGDATGAIRVLAEPAPFTPEVEIVHLGERDLRAAVLFPRDHVRGSRRLPLLMDPYGGPHAQRVLASGRMFLEAQWMADQGFCVVVADGRGTPGRGSAWEREIRDRFAEVTLQDQVDAVAAVAARFPDDIDPERVGITGWSYGGYLAALAVMARPDVFHAAVAGAPVTEWRLYDTCYTERYLGHPDEQPDVYDANSLLPLAPRLERPLMLIHGLADDNVVAAHTLRLSSALLAAGRPHTVLPLSGVTHMTPQEEVAENLKLIQMEFLRQQLA
- a CDS encoding alpha/beta hydrolase fold domain-containing protein, translated to MSVPKPLVRTRLLLARPVMHSTRVSLGAKRTMADSIASAARAPEGAIYDFDVIAGLPVQFVTVEGTGPATGRATMIYLHGGGHVVGSSRAYRAFAAHVAMHAGMDVLLPEYPLAPESPYPAALDMLIALYRALPSYGVDPSTVVLAGDDAGAGLALAMALEIRDLGLPMPAAIGMISPWLDMNADIERSRPSASDPWFTPALATRWARTYLGGADPLDPGVSPLHGDFDGLPPIVVHYSGLDPLRTDSEAFLQKVTLKSDSPRVIAREYPEMWQSFHLQAGRLDAADQAVEEFGKAMASLVEVPGGHGDVVPINRPVAGQGGRRLRLVKPAAAAGTPSV
- a CDS encoding TetR/AcrR family transcriptional regulator gives rise to the protein MTVERGPKRRMSAERRRAQIIDSARHVFAQKGFAATRTREIAAEAGINEAMLYRHFPSKEELFEASVLESIDAAMVRATENARGISRDLAGSATDIEDGIRKFFTDLLDLAVDLGPLIGATGFGPESPVRTKLIERLDALFEVATAITVSGIPDLMRDDIDVRLGMEKVFGALWFTAEMARWTERPFDRETVLDQMMVTIFEGIIQLPEEETAVPT
- a CDS encoding winged helix-turn-helix transcriptional regulator codes for the protein MVARSYDQYDGVTAAVEVIGERWALLIVRDLLVGARRYTDLKQGLPRIPTNILSARLKDLQEGGVVQRVPLRHCGLVYELTEVGRSLEPIVLALSRWGVERLGEPGAEDLTTADGLTVALRAAFRPEIAASATPTDYELRVEAVVLRVGVGDGSLVIHQVAPPAPPVAGTVPEGEPDVVLVAGRDLLRGELPRVAAGDPELAQRFAGSFALRWGPRSPLPAVG
- a CDS encoding VOC family protein; amino-acid sequence: MTDIFVNLPTSDLDRAKAFYTALGASLKPEFTDDNAACVVWDEHIYFMVLTREFFSTFTDKQVADPATTALVSTAFSRTSREEVDRVVEAGLAAGGSEPREVQDYGFMYSRDLDDPDGNSLSFLYMDPVAAEQGPEAYLAEQGQQA
- a CDS encoding bile acid:sodium symporter family protein, with amino-acid sequence MDSMLSTVGLPIALGIIMFGLGLSLTVADFARVRRSPKAVAIALLCQLVLLPVVCFGLVLALDLPPVLAVGMLLLAASPGGSTANLFSHLFRGDVALNITLTAINSVVAIVSLPIVTNLAMAYFDLGDEVTLQYRKVVEVFAIVLIPVVLGMWVRAKSPDFADRMDKPVRIGSALVLFIIIVGIVVDQRSNVGDYAASVGLAVAIFCAASLVIGFVVPAWAGVTERQAVACSFEIGVHNATLAIYVAVEVLDSVELSVPAAVYGLVMFVMAALWGLALTRWILPRTEARTLPSHHG
- a CDS encoding phosphotransferase, whose product is MARGEEIPEHLPGGSGGVWRVGRTVRRPTGPWTPAVHELLGWLADEGLGGIPHVSGLDEDDREIVSYIEGRGVPVDDEVVLDTVLVEAVAWLRDFHDIVEEFRPDGPRTWRQAGEVELGDDEIICHNDPGAYNWIIQSGHFVAMIDWDLAGPGQRIDDLAFLCWTAIPLYREIPLEDVVRRLDLVVDTYAEWGPMALLDAVVARMTTATERIAAGIERGDPGMLNLARKGEPQRTRDRLAAFEARLPAIRAAL
- a CDS encoding YibE/F family protein, producing MTHHHAIEPAEGPPRPRLAWSLTAAVLAVALVAFGAVAALWPDPDDVPQGADPYGAVAILDATVTEVTPFDCNSTGTGPDNIPMVEGSCANVTAETERGTSAVFTLDPTRYVGGAVQEGDDIRVIEVAPDGQQPTYEFYDHQRGPQLMILAIVFAILVAVVGRWRGLFALVGIGITLLVLLRFVLPALLADQPPIAVAVAGSTVIMLAVLYLAHGVSIRTTAALFGTLFGIGFTALVGAMSTDWAHLTGVGSEDDHLLLATAPQMSLAGVVAASMVIAGLGVLNDVTVTQASAVWEMRALKPTAGRAELFGSAMRIGRDHIASSVYTLVFAYAGTAMTTLLLISAYQRPLLEVAVTEGIAQEVVRTLVGAIGLVLAVPITTVIAVWLAPARIAERDLSGVNTP